Genomic DNA from Anaerolineae bacterium:
CGAAGCTGAGAATGCTTCTTAACTCTAACCCAATAGATAGAAAGGAGAATTTCAAAATGGCTTTTGTAACCGGTTTATTCCTCATTGATGCGCCTGCCTCGGCGCTGAATAACCTGGGCAATATCCCCGGCGAACGGACGGATAACACCAGTGGGGTGAAGATGATCAAAGCCAGAGATGGTTCATACCCCTACGTCTCTGCCCAGGCATTTCGCTACTGGCTGCGCACTACCTTAGAAAAATCCGACCTGGGTTGGAAAGCAGCCCCGATTTATCGGGAGGAAAAAGTCGCCTATACCGATGCCAACCCCATCCTGTATTGGGACGACGATTTATTTGGTTATATGCGGGCCCAATCAACCAAAGGTTCTGCCAGGGCCGGCCGCGAAGCCGATGTCAGCCGTGCCTCAGAAACCCCAACCGCCGATACCGTCACACGCGTCTCCCCCTTCCGCGTCAGCACCCTGGTCTCGCTGGCGCCGGTGGCGGTAACCCAGGATTTTGGCGTCATGGCGCGCCACGAAGGTGATCCGGTACCCTTCGAGCACCAGTTCTACCGCACCACCCTGAAAGGCTTGTTTTCCCTTGACCTGGCTGCCGCCGGTACCTTTAGCTATATCCGCAAGACCGGCTTTCGCAACCTGGACGACGAACGCATTCGCCTGGCTCAAGAGAAGGGCTTGCAGCACCTGGAAAATGAGAAATGCTACCGCCTGCCCAAGGATGAGCGCCTCAAGCGGATTTGCGCTCTCTTTGAAGGTTTATCGCTTCTCGAAGGAGGCGCAAAACAAGCCTTGCATTACACCGATGTCATGCCTGTCGTGGTTGTCATGGCGGTGACCAAAGGCGGCAACCACATCTTTGGGCATATCGTCAAAGCCGATCCAAAGGGTCAGCCCACTTTCAACGATGAGGCTTTTCAGCAGGCTATAGAAGTGTTTGGGCAGGAAATCCTCTCGCCGATTTATATCGGCTGGACAAAGGGCTACCTCGACGAAGAACGCAGCCGCCTGGAAGAATTTGCCCACCAGCATAAAATCAAACTCAACCATCCTCGCCTGGCATTTCAGGAGCTAATCCAGGACATGAAACAACAGCCAGCCTGGTTAGAATAGGAGGATCCTATGCAGGTTTTAAAGGTGATTGCGGAGGGAGTCACTACCTCCTTCCGCTATCCTCACTTTATGATGCAGATCCACCCAACGTTTGAGATGCCTCCACCAGCCACCATTTATGGTCACATCGCCTCGGCGTTGGGTAGATGGTTCGACCCGCGCGAAGTGCGCTTTGCCTATCATTTTACCTATCAGGCA
This window encodes:
- a CDS encoding CRISPR-associated negative autoregulator, Cst2 family, translated to MAFVTGLFLIDAPASALNNLGNIPGERTDNTSGVKMIKARDGSYPYVSAQAFRYWLRTTLEKSDLGWKAAPIYREEKVAYTDANPILYWDDDLFGYMRAQSTKGSARAGREADVSRASETPTADTVTRVSPFRVSTLVSLAPVAVTQDFGVMARHEGDPVPFEHQFYRTTLKGLFSLDLAAAGTFSYIRKTGFRNLDDERIRLAQEKGLQHLENEKCYRLPKDERLKRICALFEGLSLLEGGAKQALHYTDVMPVVVVMAVTKGGNHIFGHIVKADPKGQPTFNDEAFQQAIEVFGQEILSPIYIGWTKGYLDEERSRLEEFAHQHKIKLNHPRLAFQELIQDMKQQPAWLE